One segment of Comamonas thiooxydans DNA contains the following:
- the lpxC gene encoding UDP-3-O-acyl-N-acetylglucosamine deacetylase, with product MLQQRTIKTISRAVGVGLHSGQRVELTLRPAQPDTGIVFRRVDLPEPVDIPISAEAVTDTRMASTIGSGGAKVHTVEHLMSAIAGLGIDNLYVDITAEEVPILDGSSSSFVFLLQSAGIELQKAPKRFIRIKSPIEVREGEGQNLKWARFDPYHGFKLRFEIDFAHPAVDSTGQCVEFDMGLDNYTRDIARARTFGFTKDVEMLRNNGLALGGGLDNAIVMDDYKVLNSDGLRYDDEFAKHKILDAIGDLYLIGKPILGAYSAFRSGHGLNNKLLRAMIEQPETWELVTFESERQAPQGFAMPAQAW from the coding sequence ATGCTTCAGCAACGTACCATCAAGACCATTTCCCGTGCCGTAGGCGTGGGCCTGCACAGCGGCCAGCGTGTCGAGTTGACGCTGCGCCCTGCCCAGCCTGATACCGGCATCGTGTTCCGTCGCGTGGACTTGCCTGAGCCTGTGGATATCCCTATTTCCGCCGAGGCCGTGACCGATACGCGCATGGCCTCGACCATCGGCAGCGGCGGTGCCAAGGTGCATACGGTAGAGCACCTGATGTCGGCCATCGCCGGTCTGGGAATCGACAACCTCTACGTGGACATCACGGCCGAAGAGGTGCCGATTCTCGATGGTTCCTCGTCCTCGTTCGTGTTTCTGCTGCAAAGCGCCGGAATCGAGTTGCAGAAGGCTCCCAAACGCTTCATCCGCATCAAGAGCCCGATCGAGGTGCGCGAAGGCGAAGGACAGAATCTCAAGTGGGCGCGCTTCGATCCCTACCACGGCTTCAAGCTGCGCTTCGAGATCGACTTCGCTCACCCTGCCGTGGACTCCACGGGGCAGTGCGTGGAGTTCGACATGGGTCTGGACAACTACACACGCGACATCGCCCGCGCCCGCACCTTCGGCTTCACCAAGGATGTGGAAATGCTGCGCAACAACGGCCTGGCACTGGGCGGGGGGCTGGACAACGCCATCGTCATGGACGACTACAAGGTCCTGAACAGCGACGGCCTGCGCTATGACGACGAGTTTGCCAAGCACAAGATCCTTGACGCGATCGGCGATCTGTATCTGATCGGCAAGCCCATTCTCGGTGCCTACAGCGCCTTTCGCTCGGGTCACGGCCTCAACAACAAGCTGCTGCGCGCAATGATAGAGCAGCCTGAGACCTGGGAGCTAGTGACCTTCGAGAGCGAGCGCCAGGCCCCTCAGGGCTTTGCCATGCCCGCCCAGGCCTGGTGA
- the ftsZ gene encoding cell division protein FtsZ, with product MPIDMIETEEFNQGTQIKVIGVGGGGGNAVDHMIERSVQGVEFITANTDAQALLRSRAHRTIHLGGSGLGAGSKPDKGRDAAEAAVEDIRAAIEGAHMLFITAGMGGGTGTGASPVIARVAKEMGILTVGVVTKPFEWEGGRRMQNADAGLAELEANVDSLIVVLNEKLLDVLGDDISQDEAFAHANDVLKNAVGGIAEIINEYGHVNVDFEDVRTVMGEPGKAMMGTAKAAGPDRARIAAEQAVACPLLEGIDLSGAKGVLVLVTAAKGSLKLSESRLAMSTINAYASPDAHVIYGAAYDDSLGDEIRVTVVATGLSRPNVRRQNIQVVQGGLRTGTDNVAVGLPPLGGMEYGTANTNVPSVWRTNRTQASERVSALASGGMDDVEIPAFLRKQAD from the coding sequence ATGCCTATCGACATGATTGAAACCGAAGAATTCAACCAAGGCACGCAGATCAAGGTGATCGGCGTCGGCGGCGGCGGCGGCAACGCCGTCGACCACATGATTGAACGCAGCGTTCAGGGCGTCGAATTCATTACGGCCAATACCGATGCTCAAGCTCTGTTGCGCAGCCGCGCTCACCGCACCATCCATCTGGGTGGCAGCGGCCTGGGTGCTGGCAGCAAGCCCGACAAGGGCCGCGATGCTGCGGAAGCTGCTGTGGAAGATATTCGCGCTGCCATCGAAGGCGCGCACATGCTCTTCATTACGGCAGGCATGGGTGGTGGTACGGGTACCGGTGCATCGCCTGTGATCGCACGAGTGGCCAAGGAAATGGGCATTCTGACGGTGGGTGTGGTGACCAAGCCTTTCGAGTGGGAAGGCGGCCGCCGCATGCAGAACGCTGACGCCGGCCTGGCCGAGCTGGAGGCGAATGTGGACTCGCTGATCGTTGTGCTCAACGAAAAGCTGCTCGATGTGCTGGGCGACGATATCTCCCAGGACGAGGCTTTTGCCCATGCCAATGACGTTCTGAAGAACGCCGTGGGCGGCATTGCCGAAATCATCAACGAGTACGGCCATGTGAACGTCGACTTTGAAGACGTGCGCACCGTGATGGGCGAGCCCGGCAAGGCCATGATGGGCACGGCCAAGGCCGCCGGTCCCGATCGTGCCCGTATCGCTGCCGAGCAGGCCGTGGCCTGCCCGCTGCTGGAAGGCATCGATCTGTCCGGCGCCAAGGGCGTGCTGGTGCTGGTGACTGCCGCCAAGGGTAGCCTCAAGCTGTCCGAGTCGCGTCTGGCCATGTCCACCATCAATGCCTACGCGTCTCCCGATGCCCACGTGATCTATGGCGCAGCCTACGATGACTCGTTGGGCGACGAGATCCGCGTGACCGTGGTGGCCACCGGCCTGTCGCGTCCCAATGTGCGTCGCCAGAACATCCAGGTGGTGCAGGGCGGTCTGCGTACCGGTACCGACAACGTGGCCGTGGGCCTGCCTCCCCTGGGCGGCATGGAATACGGCACGGCCAACACCAATGTGCCCAGCGTCTGGCGCACCAACCGTACCCAGGCTTCGGAGCGCGTGAGCGCGCTGGCGTCTGGCGGCATGGATGATGTGGAGATCCCGGCCTTTCTGCGCAAGCAGGCGGACTGA
- the ftsA gene encoding cell division protein FtsA, which translates to MAREYKDVIVGLDIGTAKVMAVVAEVMSNGELKLAGLGVAPSNGLKRGVVVNIDATVQSIQQALKEAELMADCKIQRVCTGITGSHIRGLNSSGMVAIKDKEVSSTDMARVMETAKAINISSDQRLLLVEAQEFVIDGHEVREPIGMSGIRLEAKIHIVTGAQSAAENIIKCVRRCGLEVEQLLLNPLASAQAVLTDDERELGVAVVDIGAGATDVAIFTGGAIRHTAVIPIAGDLITSDIAMALRTPTKDAEDIKVESGYAKQLLADPDAQVEVPGLGDRSPRMISKQALAGVIEPRVEEIFSLVQQVIRESGYEEVLSSGIVLTGGSAVMPGMIELGEDIFLKPVRRGLPKYSGALADMVAQPRAATVMGLLDEARLARLRGYKVAQKSGSMKTAFGRFKDFIVGNF; encoded by the coding sequence ATGGCAAGAGAATACAAGGATGTGATTGTTGGGCTGGATATCGGCACGGCCAAGGTCATGGCGGTGGTGGCCGAGGTCATGTCCAATGGCGAGCTCAAGCTGGCAGGCCTGGGCGTAGCCCCCAGCAACGGCTTGAAGCGCGGCGTGGTCGTGAACATCGACGCGACCGTGCAGAGCATCCAGCAGGCGCTCAAAGAGGCCGAGCTGATGGCGGATTGCAAGATCCAGCGAGTGTGCACCGGCATTACGGGCAGCCATATCCGCGGTCTGAATTCCAGCGGCATGGTGGCCATCAAGGACAAGGAAGTCTCGTCCACCGATATGGCCCGCGTGATGGAAACCGCCAAGGCCATCAATATCTCGTCCGACCAGCGCCTGCTGCTGGTTGAGGCGCAGGAGTTCGTCATCGACGGCCACGAGGTGCGCGAGCCCATCGGCATGAGCGGCATTCGCCTTGAAGCCAAGATCCATATCGTGACCGGCGCCCAGAGCGCGGCCGAGAACATCATCAAATGCGTACGCCGCTGCGGCCTGGAAGTCGAGCAGTTGCTGCTCAACCCGCTGGCATCGGCCCAGGCCGTGCTGACCGACGACGAGCGCGAGCTGGGCGTGGCCGTGGTGGATATCGGCGCGGGCGCGACCGATGTGGCCATCTTCACCGGCGGTGCGATTCGCCACACGGCCGTGATCCCGATTGCCGGCGACCTGATCACCAGCGACATTGCCATGGCCTTGCGTACCCCCACCAAGGATGCCGAGGACATCAAGGTCGAGAGCGGCTATGCCAAGCAGTTGCTGGCCGATCCCGATGCCCAGGTTGAAGTGCCGGGCCTGGGCGACCGCAGCCCGCGCATGATCAGCAAGCAGGCGCTGGCTGGTGTGATCGAGCCCCGCGTGGAAGAGATCTTCTCGCTGGTGCAGCAGGTCATCCGCGAATCGGGCTACGAAGAAGTGCTGTCCTCGGGCATCGTGCTCACGGGCGGTAGCGCCGTCATGCCCGGGATGATCGAGCTGGGCGAAGACATCTTCCTCAAGCCCGTGCGTCGCGGGCTTCCCAAATATTCCGGTGCGCTGGCCGACATGGTCGCCCAGCCCCGTGCCGCCACGGTGATGGGCCTGCTCGATGAAGCACGCCTGGCACGTCTGCGTGGCTACAAGGTGGCCCAGAAGAGCGGTTCCATGAAGACCGCCTTTGGCCGGTTCAAAGACTTCATCGTGGGGAACTTCTGA
- a CDS encoding cell division protein FtsQ/DivIB, producing the protein MNRNQPTAVVPFDVKLMNITATVMFMGCLTACVMAVGWWLMRTPAFNIGRIVVEGELVHNNAVTLRANVAPVLKGNFFTVDLKAAQHAFEQVPWVQEAQVRREYPNGLRVALKEHVAEAFWGAETGTGLVNKAGEVFEANLGELDREGLPRLQGPEGSAPRVLQMYRALEPALKPLDVALDSLTLDARGSWTLVLDNDALLELGGGTTEDILQRVQRFVRTLPQITSQYKRSAAALESADLRYEDGYALRLKGVTTGTSAPATAARARR; encoded by the coding sequence ATGAACCGCAACCAGCCCACAGCCGTCGTCCCGTTCGACGTCAAGCTCATGAACATCACTGCCACGGTGATGTTCATGGGCTGCTTGACGGCGTGCGTGATGGCCGTGGGGTGGTGGTTGATGCGAACTCCGGCCTTCAATATCGGTCGCATCGTGGTGGAAGGCGAGCTGGTGCATAACAACGCCGTGACGCTGCGCGCCAATGTGGCGCCAGTGCTCAAAGGCAACTTCTTCACCGTGGACCTGAAGGCGGCCCAGCATGCATTCGAGCAAGTGCCCTGGGTGCAGGAGGCTCAGGTGCGCCGCGAATATCCGAACGGCTTGCGCGTTGCGCTCAAGGAGCATGTGGCCGAGGCCTTCTGGGGGGCTGAGACCGGTACCGGTCTGGTCAACAAGGCCGGCGAAGTGTTTGAAGCCAATCTGGGCGAACTGGACCGCGAAGGTCTGCCGCGTCTGCAAGGCCCCGAGGGCTCGGCCCCGCGTGTTCTGCAGATGTATCGAGCACTGGAGCCGGCCTTGAAGCCGCTTGATGTGGCGCTGGACAGCCTGACTCTGGATGCGCGTGGCAGTTGGACGCTGGTGCTGGACAACGATGCGCTGCTGGAACTGGGCGGCGGCACGACCGAAGACATATTGCAGCGCGTGCAGCGCTTTGTGCGCACGCTGCCTCAGATCACCTCTCAATACAAGCGCTCGGCTGCGGCACTGGAGTCTGCAGACCTGCGTTACGAAGACGGCTATGCCTTGCGACTCAAGGGCGTGACCACTGGAACCTCCGCGCCGGCAACTGCTGCCAGGGCCAGACGATAA
- a CDS encoding D-alanine--D-alanine ligase, with product MSMFGTNIDVKALGKVAVLMGGRSSEREVSLMSGTGVLAALQSKGVDAHKFDPAEQGLDQLKVQGFDRCFIALHGRYGEDGTVQGALELLDIPYTGSGVMASSIAMDKIMTKRIWRFEGLPTPDWRMVDSAEATRDALQALGAPMIVKPARDGSSIGLTKVMNADECAKAYELAAQYDAEVLCEQFIAGDETTCPVLGTGAKAAALPVIRIVAPEGNYDYQNKYFTDTTQYHCPSGLPAAEEAEIQRIVEKAFRTLGCRGWARADIMIRASDRKPFLLEINTSPGMTGHSLVPMAARASGVSYENLCLGILAMSTLDGEAEQP from the coding sequence ATGAGCATGTTTGGTACAAATATCGACGTGAAGGCACTGGGCAAGGTCGCCGTGCTCATGGGCGGTCGCTCGTCTGAACGCGAGGTCTCGCTGATGTCCGGCACTGGTGTGCTGGCCGCACTGCAGTCCAAGGGTGTCGATGCCCACAAGTTCGACCCCGCCGAACAGGGGCTGGACCAGCTCAAGGTGCAAGGCTTTGACCGCTGCTTCATCGCGCTGCATGGTCGCTACGGTGAGGACGGCACGGTGCAGGGTGCACTGGAGTTGCTGGACATTCCCTATACGGGTTCGGGCGTGATGGCTTCCAGCATCGCCATGGACAAGATCATGACCAAGCGCATCTGGCGCTTTGAAGGCCTGCCCACGCCGGACTGGCGCATGGTCGATTCGGCCGAAGCCACCCGTGACGCGTTGCAGGCCCTGGGCGCTCCCATGATCGTCAAGCCCGCACGCGACGGATCCAGCATCGGCCTGACCAAGGTGATGAATGCCGACGAATGCGCCAAGGCCTACGAGCTGGCGGCCCAGTACGACGCAGAAGTGCTGTGCGAGCAGTTCATTGCCGGTGACGAGACCACCTGCCCCGTGCTGGGCACGGGTGCCAAGGCCGCTGCGCTGCCGGTGATCCGAATCGTTGCGCCCGAAGGCAACTACGACTACCAGAACAAGTACTTCACAGATACCACGCAGTATCACTGCCCTAGCGGCCTGCCGGCTGCCGAGGAGGCAGAGATCCAGCGCATTGTGGAGAAAGCCTTCCGCACCCTGGGCTGCCGTGGCTGGGCGCGTGCCGACATCATGATTCGCGCCAGCGACCGCAAGCCTTTCTTGCTGGAGATCAATACCTCTCCAGGCATGACGGGGCATTCTCTCGTCCCCATGGCTGCGCGCGCTTCCGGCGTGAGCTACGAAAACCTGTGCCTTGGCATCCTGGCCATGAGCACGCTGGATGGAGAAGCGGAGCAGCCATGA
- the murC gene encoding UDP-N-acetylmuramate--L-alanine ligase yields MKHAIHHIHFVGIGGAGMSGIAEVLHNLGYAISGSDLADSATLRRLAGLGIKTFVGHTAENVVGSDAVVTSTAVQGDNPEVLAAREKKIPVVPRALMLAELMRFKQGIAIAGAHGKTTTTSLVTSVLAEAGLDPTFVIGGKLNSAGANAKLGQGDYIVVEADESDASFLNLLPVMAVVTNIDADHMETYGHDFGRLKQAFVDFLHRMPFYGRAILCVDSPAVREILPKLARPVTTYGFAEDAQVRAVNVCAEAGRMRFTVRRQNGQSYPDLEVVLSLPGEHNVLNALSAVAVAMELEISDEALLRALEGFKGVGRRFQRYGELPAANGGTFTVIDDYGHHPVEMAATLAAARGAFPGQRLVLAFQPHRYSRTRDCFEDFVKVIGSADSVLLAEVYAAGEAPIVAADGRSLARALRVAGKVEPVFVENIADMPAAIAANAQAGDVLLCMGAGSIGAVPGKLVEMLQKQELAAPAGSAQ; encoded by the coding sequence ATGAAACACGCCATTCATCACATTCACTTTGTCGGTATTGGCGGCGCCGGCATGAGCGGTATTGCAGAGGTTCTGCACAACCTGGGTTACGCCATTTCAGGCTCTGATCTTGCCGACAGCGCCACGCTGCGTCGCCTGGCGGGCCTGGGTATCAAGACCTTTGTCGGTCACACGGCCGAGAACGTTGTTGGCAGCGATGCCGTGGTGACGTCCACGGCCGTGCAGGGCGACAACCCCGAGGTCCTGGCTGCGCGCGAGAAAAAGATTCCTGTGGTTCCCCGTGCGCTGATGCTCGCCGAGCTGATGCGTTTCAAGCAGGGCATCGCCATTGCCGGCGCGCATGGCAAGACCACCACCACCAGCCTGGTGACCAGTGTGCTGGCCGAAGCCGGTCTGGACCCCACCTTCGTGATCGGCGGCAAGCTCAACAGCGCCGGTGCGAATGCCAAGCTGGGCCAGGGCGACTACATCGTGGTCGAGGCCGACGAGTCCGATGCCTCCTTCCTGAACCTGCTGCCTGTGATGGCCGTCGTCACCAATATCGACGCCGATCACATGGAAACCTACGGTCATGACTTTGGCCGTCTGAAGCAGGCCTTTGTCGACTTTCTGCATCGCATGCCGTTTTACGGGCGCGCCATCCTCTGCGTCGACAGCCCTGCCGTGCGCGAGATCCTGCCCAAGCTGGCGCGTCCGGTCACGACCTACGGCTTTGCCGAAGATGCCCAGGTGCGCGCCGTGAACGTGTGTGCCGAAGCCGGTCGCATGCGCTTTACCGTGCGCCGCCAGAACGGCCAGAGTTACCCCGATCTCGAAGTCGTGCTGAGCCTGCCTGGCGAGCACAACGTGCTCAACGCCTTGTCTGCCGTAGCAGTGGCCATGGAACTCGAAATTTCCGACGAGGCGCTGCTGCGCGCCTTGGAGGGCTTCAAGGGCGTGGGACGGCGCTTCCAGCGCTATGGCGAACTGCCTGCTGCCAATGGAGGCACTTTCACCGTCATCGACGACTACGGTCATCACCCCGTGGAAATGGCTGCCACGCTGGCTGCGGCACGCGGTGCCTTCCCGGGGCAGCGCCTGGTGCTGGCCTTCCAGCCACACCGCTACAGCCGCACACGCGACTGTTTCGAGGACTTTGTGAAGGTCATCGGCAGCGCCGACTCGGTGCTGCTGGCCGAGGTCTATGCCGCGGGCGAGGCCCCCATCGTGGCTGCAGACGGTCGTTCCCTGGCTCGCGCCTTGCGTGTGGCCGGCAAGGTCGAGCCTGTATTTGTGGAAAACATTGCCGATATGCCGGCAGCCATCGCTGCCAATGCGCAAGCGGGCGATGTATTGCTGTGCATGGGGGCCGGATCGATTGGCGCCGTGCCTGGGAAATTGGTTGAAATGCTTCAGAAACAAGAGCTGGCTGCGCCCGCAGGGAGCGCGCAATGA
- the murG gene encoding undecaprenyldiphospho-muramoylpentapeptide beta-N-acetylglucosaminyltransferase — MTLPVQQNRQRTALVIAGGTGGHIFPGLAVAQELRARGWNVHWLGAPGSMESRIVPPQGFALETIEFGGVRGKGVKTLLQLPFKLSKAFAQARSVVRRVQPDVVIGLGGYLTVPGGLMAALSGVPVVLHEQNSVAGMANKVVAKVAKRVFTAFPKVFAKGEWVGNPLRQAFLEQAEPAQRFAGRSGPLKLLVVGGSLGARALNEIVPQALALMPAGQRPVVLHQSGAAQIDALRANYQAAGVQAELAPFIDDTAKAFADADLIVCRAGASTVTEIAAVGAAAVYVPFPAAVDDHQTSNARFLVDAGGGWLQPQSTLSAQGLAEMLQNMQRATLLERAELAKKMQKTDATAKVVAACEELAA, encoded by the coding sequence ATGACGCTCCCCGTTCAGCAAAACAGGCAGCGCACCGCGCTGGTGATTGCCGGCGGAACCGGCGGCCATATCTTCCCCGGGTTGGCCGTGGCGCAGGAGTTGCGCGCGCGCGGCTGGAATGTGCACTGGCTGGGCGCGCCCGGATCCATGGAGTCGCGCATCGTGCCGCCGCAGGGCTTTGCACTGGAGACCATCGAGTTCGGCGGCGTGCGCGGCAAGGGCGTAAAGACATTGCTGCAGCTGCCCTTCAAGCTGAGCAAGGCCTTTGCGCAGGCGCGCAGTGTCGTCAGGCGTGTGCAGCCCGATGTGGTCATCGGTCTGGGCGGCTATCTCACCGTGCCCGGTGGGTTGATGGCTGCCCTGTCCGGCGTGCCCGTGGTACTGCACGAACAGAACTCCGTGGCCGGCATGGCCAACAAGGTCGTGGCCAAGGTGGCCAAGCGAGTGTTCACGGCTTTCCCCAAGGTATTTGCCAAGGGTGAATGGGTGGGCAATCCGCTGCGTCAAGCGTTTCTGGAGCAGGCCGAGCCAGCCCAGCGCTTTGCCGGCCGCAGCGGCCCGCTCAAGCTGCTGGTAGTGGGCGGCAGCCTGGGAGCCAGGGCGCTCAATGAGATCGTGCCCCAGGCTCTGGCCCTGATGCCCGCCGGGCAACGCCCCGTGGTGCTGCACCAGAGCGGAGCGGCACAGATCGATGCGCTGCGTGCCAACTATCAGGCTGCAGGCGTACAGGCCGAGCTGGCCCCCTTCATCGATGACACGGCCAAGGCCTTTGCCGATGCCGACCTCATCGTCTGCCGTGCCGGTGCCAGCACCGTGACCGAGATTGCCGCCGTGGGCGCAGCAGCGGTCTATGTACCGTTTCCGGCGGCAGTGGATGACCACCAGACCAGCAATGCGCGCTTTCTGGTGGACGCCGGTGGCGGTTGGTTACAGCCGCAAAGTACTTTGAGCGCCCAAGGGTTGGCGGAAATGCTACAAAATATGCAGCGTGCGACGCTGTTGGAGCGCGCTGAACTCGCGAAGAAAATGCAAAAGACTGATGCCACCGCGAAGGTGGTCGCCGCTTGTGAGGAGTTGGCAGCATGA
- the ftsW gene encoding putative lipid II flippase FtsW — protein MTAAFLTSLSGRMRSWFRSAEERPIDVLPVRVGGPLYDRPTRTPASVLGLDQALIWVVIALLSWSLVMVYSASIAMPDNPRFGKIEPYHFLLRHTMSIGMAFVAALLAFQVPMNVWEKVARKLFLISIVLLMAVLIPHVGTVVNGARRWLSLGIMNFQPSELAKFSILIYAADYMVRKMEVKERFFRAVLPMGLAVVVVGVLLLAEPDMGAFMVIVVISMGILFLGGVNARMFFIIALLVVLAFGMIIATSEWRRERIFAYLDPWDEKHALGKGYQLSHALIAIGRGEIFGVGLGRSVEKLHWLPEAHTDFLLAVIGEEFGLVGLLLIAAVFFWLTRRIMLIGRQAIALDRVFAGLVAEGVAIWMGFQAFINMGVNLGALPTKGLTLPLMSFGGSAILMNLIAIAVVLRVDYENKLLMKGGHA, from the coding sequence ATGACAGCCGCCTTCCTGACCAGCCTCTCCGGCCGCATGCGCTCGTGGTTCCGCAGCGCAGAGGAACGGCCCATCGACGTGCTGCCTGTGCGCGTAGGTGGGCCGCTGTACGACCGTCCCACCCGTACTCCGGCCAGTGTACTGGGGCTGGATCAGGCATTGATCTGGGTCGTCATCGCCTTGCTGTCCTGGAGTCTGGTCATGGTGTATTCGGCATCGATTGCGATGCCGGACAATCCCCGCTTCGGCAAGATCGAGCCCTATCACTTTCTGCTGCGCCACACCATGTCGATAGGCATGGCCTTTGTGGCCGCGCTGCTGGCTTTCCAGGTGCCCATGAATGTCTGGGAGAAGGTGGCGCGCAAGCTGTTTCTGATCTCCATCGTGTTGCTGATGGCGGTGCTGATCCCGCATGTGGGCACGGTGGTCAACGGCGCGCGGCGCTGGCTGTCGCTGGGCATCATGAACTTCCAGCCTTCCGAGCTGGCCAAGTTCTCCATCCTGATCTACGCGGCCGACTACATGGTGCGCAAGATGGAGGTCAAGGAGCGCTTCTTCCGCGCCGTGCTGCCCATGGGCCTGGCCGTGGTCGTGGTGGGCGTGCTGCTGCTGGCCGAGCCAGACATGGGGGCCTTCATGGTGATCGTCGTGATCTCCATGGGCATTCTGTTCCTGGGCGGCGTGAACGCGCGCATGTTCTTCATCATCGCGCTGCTGGTGGTGCTGGCCTTCGGCATGATCATCGCCACCTCGGAGTGGCGCCGCGAACGTATTTTTGCCTACCTCGATCCCTGGGATGAGAAGCATGCGCTGGGCAAGGGCTATCAGCTCTCGCATGCGCTGATTGCCATCGGGCGGGGCGAGATCTTTGGCGTGGGCCTGGGCCGCAGCGTGGAAAAGCTGCACTGGCTGCCCGAAGCGCATACCGACTTTCTGCTGGCCGTGATCGGCGAAGAATTTGGTCTGGTCGGCCTGCTGCTGATTGCTGCCGTCTTCTTCTGGTTGACCCGCCGCATCATGCTGATCGGCCGTCAGGCCATTGCGCTGGACCGTGTCTTTGCCGGGCTGGTGGCCGAGGGCGTGGCGATCTGGATGGGCTTCCAGGCCTTTATCAACATGGGTGTGAATCTGGGCGCCCTGCCAACCAAAGGTCTGACTCTGCCGTTAATGAGTTTTGGCGGTTCGGCCATTTTGATGAATTTGATTGCGATAGCTGTGGTGCTCCGAGTCGATTACGAAAACAAGCTGCTGATGAAGGGAGGTCACGCATGA